One genomic segment of Mauremys mutica isolate MM-2020 ecotype Southern chromosome 10, ASM2049712v1, whole genome shotgun sequence includes these proteins:
- the LOC123343351 gene encoding uncharacterized protein LOC123343351, with amino-acid sequence MTYISVDERQEHCRVILSCQNNQLYAQHGLKDFSISSMHPLKNLDTQILAGDFNHVDSCCIDKTTFASAAETRLYRSVENLHWATAADSSLYSHCRSMDNELLFHYKGASYWSEGSAESAPAQSTADACKHLPLHPKQTSPSARNVPLPPFAKVPQWLFPSTEERALHGDAKKELKEKLRIHSAKAAVDPCKPVRPQAPLTDRVAREFSECRMCQQYKNGCAVHCCAVFVEHTPLSHGPVAALGRQRPCFACRITSPEDIKEEARRRLQLRRQNSSPSLTLHHARENQEIVKSRTTGSLKGCDGDTDAKGPAELSRKEHYKGRLYIPTFEEFKRMRSKEMRLSAGTNGPTKCLSEGSLTSQTLERESSKNICSAVPREALEAKLPSDSTATADDYDDVFHESHIAAGSGHYQDIPAAWGSFSLVSTAGATQCLLKDSTYQLSSADRSPVPICSSPIPRSPLQAIAIHREGEEVCSDEQQGLDSRQLSGVLHLAGQALASEAHSSCCPSLLLEATDLSSYGAKLQKMKDEFIGSALDLIKKSCSAETASESPSMGSCDPQKADLSSPEEDSDQCTVISMATRTWKNKPNNETPSDTQPAGNNSSPSCRRSSSDIAQETADCVKAQRECRLRPHFSDPMPTDAVKRKQLELKIAAAARQHAQKRRQERDPGPVVAKANILHGCSFDENTHSLRSSLRSKHRWSNVSSLSADSGIVGVTDERDDAEVGGATRTRSAEVERADSGIGQALARKWKNRASETLTSLQAWEAHRPCTDCGERDFPVETDAQNQNKRRANLCAKCQKRRTERKESILEFVNTEASYGEDLRIIKEEFYLPMQSAGLLTQEQLLVVFSNIQELIDLNENFLEYLQEEIDQAFDQDDEDLMTVCIGEIFLEFVNMLPAFQTYCLQQSSSVNMLNALEKEKELLRIFLNVSQNDNTVLRRMNLRSFLMAPLQRVTKYPLLLSRIIKATIEYHPDHGSLREAKSRIESHLEHINMKTKQEGNSWTLRSFRQDSKKNREVINIEMRETAIKTVGWLREETRFVMEGLLQLAQPPDGQWVKKGSKTLKFQNMQVLLMVNIKRVSESSLEAAEPGPVKDAVLVLIRDKNNGKFSLLREPLRLSNCIVSADPDCSDTFELMEIRREAFVFRDGDRARTHHWFRQIRRYSRELGSWKKRRNALPNIMISTSHNRS; translated from the exons ATGACATACATCAGTGTTGATGAGAGACAGGAACACTGCCGGGTGATTTTGAGCTGCCAGAATAATCAGCTGTATGCACAACATGGCCTAAAGGATTTTTCAATTAGCAGCATGCATCCACTAAAGAACTTAGACACTCAGATTCTTGCTGGGGACTTCAACCATGTAGACTCATGTTGCATAGACAAGACAACCTTCGCCAGTGCTGCAGAAACCCGGCTGTATCGGAGCGTGGAGAATCTACACTGGGCGACAGCTGCAGACTCCAGTCTGTATTCTCACTGCCGGAGCATGGACAATGAGCTCCTTTTCCACTATAAAGGTGCCAGTTACTGGTCCGAAGGCTCTGCAGAGAGCgccccagcacagagcactgCAGACGCTTGCAAGCatctgcccctccaccccaagCAAACGTCACCATCTGCGCGAAACGTTCCCCTTCCTCCTTTTGCCAAAGTGCCTCAGTGGCTTTTCCCTTCCACGGAGGAGAGAGCCCTACACGGGGATGCCAAAAAAGAACTGAAGGAGAAGCTTAGGATTCACAGCGCCAAGGCGGCGGTGGACCCCTGCAAGCCCGTGCGTCCCCAAGCGCCTTTGACCGACCGGGTGGCGAGGGAGTTCTCAGAATGCCGGATGTGCCAGCAGTACAAAAACGGGTGCGCTGTACACTGCTGTGCGGTGTTTGTGGAACACACTCCCCTCAGTCATGGCCCCGTAGCAGCGCTGGGGAGACAAAGGCCATGTTTTGCATGCAGGATAACCAGTCCGGAAGACATCAAGGAGGAAGCTCGGAGGAGGTTGCAGCTGAGAAGACAGAACAGCTCTCCGAGCCTGACTCTCCATCATGCCAGGGAAAACCAAGAGATAGTCAAATCCAGAACCACTGGATCCCTGAAGGGTTGTGATGGGGACACTGATGCCAAAGGGCCGGCAGAGCTGAGCAGAAAAGAACACTATAAAGGGAGGCTCTACATCCCTACCTTTGAGGAGTTCAAGAGAATGAGAAGCAAGGAGATGCGTTTATCTGCGGGTACCAATGGGCCAACAAAGTGCCTGAGTGAGGGGTCTCTGACAAGTCAGACTCTAGAAAGGGAAAGCAGTAAGAACATCTGCTCAGCTGTGCCACGAGAAGCCCTGGAGGCCAAACTCCCCAGCGATTCCACAGCAACAGCGGACGACTACGATGATGTGTTTCATGAAAGCCACATCGCTGCCGGCTCTGGCCATTATCAAGACATTCCAGCTGCGTGGGGCAGCTTCAGTTTGGTCAGCACAGCTGGGGCTACCCAGTGCCTGCTGAAAGACAGTACCTACCAGCTGTCAAGTGCAGATAGGTCCCCGGTCCCTATTTGCTCTAGCCCGATTCCAAGGTCGCCTTTGCAGGCAATAGCAAtccacagggagggggaggaggtctgCAGTGATGAGCAGCAGGGATTAGACTCAAGACAACTGAGTGGAGTCCTTCACTTAGCTGGGCAGGCACTGGCTTCTGAAGCCCATTCTTCTTGCTGTCCATCGCTGCTGTTAGAAGCCACAGACCTATCCAGCTATGGAGCTAAGCTACAAAAAATGAAGGATGAATTCATAGGCTCAGCACTGGATCTTATTAAGAAAAG CTGCAGTGCCGAGACTGCCTCGGAGTCCCCATCCATGGGATCATGTGACCCTCAGAAAGCTGATCTCTCTTCTCCAGAGGAGGACAGTGATCAATGTACAGTCATTTCCATGGCAACACGGACCTGGAAGAACAAGCCAAATAATGAGACACCTAGTGACACTCAACCTGCAGGAAAC AATTCCAGCCCGAGCTGCCGCAGATCCAGCTCTGACATTGCCCAGGAGACTGCGGACTGTGTCAAGGCCCAGCGGGAGTGCCGTCTGCGGCCTCATTTCAGTGACCCGATGCCAACAGACGCTGTGAAGAGAAAACAGCTGGAGCTGAAGATTGCGGCAGCAGCCCGGCAACACGCGCAGAAGcgacggcaggagagagaccccG GTCCGGTGGTGGCTAAAGCCAACATCCTCCATGGCTGCAGCTTTGACGAGAACACCCATTCCCTGCGCAGCTCCCTGCGATCCAAGCACCGCTGGAGCAACGTCAGCAGCCTGAGCGCGGACAGCGGCATTGTCGGCGTAACTGATGAGAGGGATGATGCCGAGGTTGGCGGTGCGACCAGAACCAGATCGGCAGAGGTGGAGAGGGCGGACAGCGGCATCGGCCAGGCATTGGCCAGGAAGTGGAAAAACAGGGCCTCTGAAACGCTGACTTCCTTGCAGGCCTGGGAGGCGCACCGGCCCTGCACAGACTGCGGTGAGAGAGATTTCCCAGTGGAGACAGATGCACAGAACCAGAACAAGAGAAGAGCCAACCTGTGTGCGAAGTGCCAGAAGCGCAGGACAGAGCGAAAGGAGTCGATCCTGGAGTTCGTCAACACAGAAGCCAGCTACGGTGAGGACCTGCGGATCATCAAGGAGGAGTTCTACCTCCCGATGCAGTCGGCTGGGCTGCTGACGCAGGAACAGCTGCTGGTGGTGTTCAGCAATATCCAGGAGCTGATTGACCTCAATGAAAATTTTCTAGAGTATCTCCAAGAAGAAATTGACCAGGCTTTTGATCAG GACGACGAGGACCTGATGACTGTGTGCATTGGCGAGATCTTTTTGGAGTTTGTCAATATGCTGCCGGCCTTTCAGACCTACTGTCTTCAGCAGTCCTCTTCAGTTAACATGCTCAATGCCCTGGAGAAGGAGAAAGAGCTACTCAG AATATTCCTCAACGTTTCCCAGAACGACAACACGGTGCTCCGGCGCATGAATCTAAGATCCTTCCTGATGGCCCCCTTGCAGAGAGTCACCAAGTACCCGCTTCTACTCAGCAGGATCATCAAAGCCACCATTGAGTACCACCCAGATCATGGCAGCCTGCGGGAAGCCAAGAGCCGCATCGAGTCCCACCTGGAGCACATCAACATGAAAACCAAGCAGGAGGGGAATTCGTGGACGCTGCGCTCCTTCCGCCAAGACAGCAAGAAGAACAGGGAAGTCATCAACATTGAGATGAGGGAAACCGCCATCAAAACCGTGGGATGGCTGCGGGAGGAGACACGCTTTGTGATGGAAGGGCTCCTGCAGCTCGCCCAGCCGCCTGATGGCCAGTGGGTAAAGAAGGGCAGCAAGACCTTGAAATTTCAGAACATGCAGGTGCTGCTCATGGTCAACATAAAGCGAGTGTCTGAGTCTAGCCTCGAGGCTGCTGAGCCAGGACCTGTGAAAGATGCAGTCCTGGTGTTGATCAGGGACAAAAACAATGGGAAGTTCAGTTTGCTCAGGGAGCCCCTGCGGCTGAGTAACTGCATTGTCTCCGCAGACCCCGACTGCAGTGATACTTTTGAACTCATGGAGATCAGGCGGGAGGCGTTCGTGTTCCGGGATGGCGACAGGGCACGGACTCACCACTGGTTCCGGCAGATCAGGAGGTACTCGAGGGAGCTGGGCTCTTGGAAGAAGCGGCGGAATGCTCTGCCCAACATCATGATAAGCACATCCCATAACAGGTCTTGA